From a single Nocardioides sp. dk884 genomic region:
- a CDS encoding (Fe-S)-binding protein — MQIFAIVVSLAFTVVAVTMTAIAVRSILATLRVGGPTTGRTDQPGRRSWTMVKETLGHTRMLQWHWVGIMHWFVYAGFIVLAGAVATGYFQLFKPDFALPIIGHFFAYEWLSEGLGLLSTIGIVFLIIYRQVNHPRRKGKKSRFYGSNFWQAYFVEAMALLEGSAILFIRGAEYNLGRIASDHPEDFDRFHFPISSVVGDALFPTSAGSEGTLETIIIVIAMLKIVTAMVWLMVIANNLTMGVAWHRFTAWPNIWFKREGSGRTALGGMKPLTNDGKAVTLDDIDDLDEDATLGVGKLEDFSWKGILDFTTCTECGRCQSQCPAWNTDKPLSPKLLITALRDHAYAKAPYSIAGGEGSEAATALLENDEVLAREAARPLVGKTDPDEWFYMPESGSAVIDEDVLWSCTSCGACVQQCPVDIEHVDHIMDMRRYQVLVESNFPAELNGLFKGLENKGNPWNMSANARLDWAKDLPFDVKVVGDDIESLEEVDWLFWVGCAGAYEDRAKKTTRAVAELLDMAGVSFGVLGNGETCSGDPARRAGNEFVFQGLATQNVETFKEYKVKKAVTTCAHCFNTLKNEYKEFGIELEVVHHTQLLNRLVREGKLTPVNDGAGAHKRTITYHDPCYIGRHNGVYEPPRELLQVLPGAEVREMERNSERSFCCGAGGARMWMEENLGERINVNRTVEAVGTGADQIATGCPFCRVMLSDGLTAQQAKGEAREEVEVLDVAQMLLASVKGEMATKLAPGSGTAPVAAPAAKAAPAAKAAGSDADVATKAEPESGDVTQTENTVTATEDAGPAAKASGGTSLFDDASSMFDEPATAAAEKSVAQEAQAAKPASSGGSLFDLGGDEPEAAAAPTKAAPAKAAKTETDLGSGGSLFDLGGDGPAAPAAAPAPAEAKAETKTEPAKAEPAAAAPAKPEVDLGAGGSLFDLVAEEPAAPAAESKTEPKAEPAPAAPVEAKAEPAPAAAVEPQADVDFDNLGSLFDLSAPEAAPAAPAPAAPAPAAAEEAPAPTAPAETPAEPEPVAEAAPAAPAPVVADSPAPATDVDFDNLGSLFDIATPEAAPAPTQTAAAPAPEAAAPAPTAAVTETAAPEQASGAAVSEAATEEEPESETPVEDEPVEDEPTEEEPAEKKPTPAVNGEAHQPRTDADIHSTGSLFDL, encoded by the coding sequence ATGCAGATCTTCGCCATCGTTGTCTCGTTGGCCTTCACCGTGGTCGCCGTCACCATGACCGCGATCGCCGTCCGCAGCATCCTTGCGACCCTGCGCGTCGGTGGCCCGACCACGGGCCGCACCGACCAGCCGGGGCGCCGCTCCTGGACGATGGTCAAGGAAACGTTGGGTCACACCCGGATGCTCCAGTGGCACTGGGTCGGCATCATGCACTGGTTCGTCTACGCCGGGTTCATCGTGCTCGCCGGCGCGGTCGCGACGGGCTACTTCCAGCTGTTCAAGCCGGACTTCGCGCTGCCGATCATCGGCCACTTCTTCGCCTACGAGTGGCTCAGCGAGGGCCTCGGCCTGCTGAGCACCATCGGCATCGTCTTCCTGATCATCTACCGACAGGTGAACCACCCCCGGCGCAAGGGGAAGAAGAGCCGCTTCTACGGCTCCAACTTCTGGCAGGCCTACTTCGTCGAGGCCATGGCGCTGCTCGAGGGCTCCGCGATCCTGTTCATCCGCGGCGCGGAGTACAACCTGGGCCGGATCGCCAGCGACCACCCCGAGGACTTCGACCGCTTCCACTTCCCGATCAGCTCGGTGGTCGGCGACGCGCTCTTCCCGACCTCCGCCGGCTCCGAGGGCACCCTCGAGACCATCATCATCGTGATCGCGATGCTCAAGATCGTCACCGCGATGGTCTGGCTGATGGTGATCGCCAACAACCTCACGATGGGCGTGGCCTGGCACCGCTTCACCGCCTGGCCCAACATCTGGTTCAAGCGCGAGGGCTCCGGCCGCACCGCGCTGGGCGGCATGAAGCCGCTGACCAACGACGGCAAGGCCGTCACGCTCGACGACATCGACGACCTCGACGAGGACGCCACGCTGGGTGTCGGCAAGCTGGAGGACTTCTCCTGGAAGGGCATCCTCGACTTCACGACCTGCACCGAGTGCGGTCGCTGCCAGAGCCAGTGCCCGGCCTGGAACACCGACAAGCCGCTGTCCCCGAAGCTGCTCATCACCGCGCTGCGCGACCACGCCTACGCCAAGGCGCCGTACTCCATCGCCGGCGGCGAGGGCAGCGAGGCTGCCACCGCGCTGCTGGAGAACGACGAGGTGCTGGCCCGCGAGGCTGCGCGCCCGCTGGTCGGCAAGACCGACCCCGACGAGTGGTTCTACATGCCGGAGTCCGGCTCCGCGGTGATCGACGAGGACGTGCTCTGGTCGTGCACCTCGTGCGGTGCCTGCGTCCAGCAGTGCCCCGTCGACATCGAGCACGTCGACCACATCATGGACATGCGCCGCTACCAGGTGCTGGTGGAGTCGAACTTCCCCGCCGAGCTCAACGGGCTGTTCAAGGGCCTGGAGAACAAGGGCAACCCGTGGAACATGTCCGCGAACGCCCGCCTCGACTGGGCCAAGGACCTGCCCTTCGACGTCAAGGTCGTCGGTGACGACATCGAGTCGCTCGAGGAGGTCGACTGGCTGTTCTGGGTCGGCTGCGCCGGCGCCTACGAGGACCGCGCCAAGAAGACCACCCGCGCGGTCGCCGAGCTGCTCGACATGGCCGGCGTCTCCTTCGGCGTCCTCGGCAACGGCGAGACCTGCAGCGGCGACCCCGCCCGCCGCGCCGGCAACGAGTTCGTCTTCCAGGGCCTGGCCACCCAGAACGTCGAGACGTTCAAGGAGTACAAGGTCAAGAAGGCCGTCACGACCTGTGCGCACTGCTTCAACACGCTGAAGAACGAGTACAAGGAGTTCGGCATCGAGCTGGAGGTGGTCCACCACACCCAGCTGCTGAACCGCCTGGTCCGCGAGGGCAAGCTGACGCCGGTCAACGACGGCGCCGGCGCCCACAAGCGCACGATCACCTACCACGACCCCTGCTACATCGGTCGCCACAACGGGGTCTACGAGCCGCCGCGCGAGCTGCTCCAGGTGCTCCCGGGCGCCGAGGTCCGCGAGATGGAGCGCAACTCCGAGCGGTCCTTCTGCTGCGGCGCCGGTGGCGCTCGCATGTGGATGGAGGAGAACCTCGGCGAGCGGATCAACGTCAACCGCACCGTGGAGGCCGTCGGCACCGGTGCCGACCAGATCGCGACCGGCTGCCCGTTCTGCCGCGTGATGCTCTCCGACGGCCTCACCGCCCAGCAGGCCAAGGGCGAGGCCCGCGAGGAGGTCGAGGTCCTCGACGTCGCGCAGATGCTGCTCGCCTCGGTCAAGGGCGAGATGGCCACCAAGCTGGCCCCGGGCAGCGGTACGGCGCCGGTCGCGGCTCCCGCTGCGAAGGCGGCTCCTGCGGCGAAGGCCGCGGGGTCGGACGCCGACGTGGCGACGAAGGCCGAGCCGGAGTCGGGCGACGTCACCCAGACCGAGAACACCGTGACCGCGACCGAGGACGCCGGCCCGGCGGCCAAGGCCTCCGGTGGCACCTCGCTCTTCGACGACGCCTCGTCGATGTTCGACGAGCCGGCCACCGCTGCCGCCGAGAAGTCGGTGGCGCAGGAGGCCCAGGCGGCCAAGCCCGCCTCCAGCGGTGGCTCGCTCTTCGACCTCGGCGGCGACGAGCCGGAGGCTGCGGCTGCCCCGACGAAGGCTGCTCCGGCGAAGGCTGCCAAGACCGAGACCGACCTCGGCTCCGGCGGGTCGCTGTTTGACCTGGGCGGCGATGGGCCGGCTGCTCCCGCGGCCGCGCCTGCGCCGGCTGAGGCCAAGGCCGAGACCAAGACTGAGCCTGCCAAGGCGGAGCCCGCCGCGGCGGCGCCTGCCAAGCCGGAGGTCGACCTGGGCGCTGGCGGTTCGCTGTTCGACCTGGTCGCCGAGGAGCCGGCCGCACCGGCGGCCGAGTCCAAGACCGAGCCCAAGGCTGAGCCCGCCCCGGCGGCGCCGGTCGAGGCCAAGGCTGAGCCCGCCCCGGCGGCGGCTGTCGAGCCGCAGGCCGACGTCGACTTCGACAACCTGGGCTCGCTGTTCGACCTGTCCGCACCCGAGGCGGCTCCGGCCGCTCCGGCTCCGGCGGCTCCTGCTCCTGCTGCGGCAGAGGAGGCGCCGGCGCCGACCGCTCCGGCCGAGACCCCGGCGGAGCCCGAGCCGGTCGCGGAGGCTGCGCCCGCAGCGCCCGCGCCCGTCGTAGCCGACTCCCCCGCCCCGGCGACGGACGTCGACTTCGACAACCTGGGTTCGCTCTTCGACATCGCGACCCCCGAGGCGGCTCCGGCTCCGACTCAGACTGCGGCAGCTCCGGCTCCGGAGGCCGCCGCCCCCGCGCCGACCGCCGCGGTCACCGAGACCGCAGCTCCCGAGCAGGCGAGCGGCGCCGCGGTCAGCGAGGCGGCCACCGAGGAGGAGCCCGAGTCCGAGACGCCGGTCGAGGACGAGCCGGTCGAGGACGAGCCCACCGAGGAGGAGCCGGCCGAGAAGAAGCCGACCCCCGCCGTCAACGGCGAGGCACACCAGCCCCGCACCGACGCGGACATCCACAGCACCGGGTCGCTGTTCGACCTCTGA